A portion of the Prosthecobacter fusiformis genome contains these proteins:
- the urtB gene encoding urea ABC transporter permease subunit UrtB, with protein MNKAWFHGIFVALIFTLGLAHAQETKSARQIIAEAVVLTDDSDAQVALVNSLTGMGDPETEPLLTLWKEGGIYLLPGADGVKIPVTLAGDPDATKKESAVRLDNKEPYKDAAGAVVRVASNTEIAETDSSIRRAMKAVIDLSKLAAPDAKDRLMAISQLGMERDLTKLPILEGRLKLEKDGAVKRAIQEAIALTQLRSPDVAVRLAGCKALEEIHPLSAKDALEGIIKESEKAGDKELLSAAKKALAAVEGHRSTVNFFGTLFRGLSSGSVLLVVAIGLSITFGLMGVINMAHGELIVVGAYTSYVVQCVFAEGLALSPFGIKMTLPGMNTTGWVYEMYFVIALPMAFIMAALVGLALERGVIRFLYRRPLESLLATWGVSLVLQQLFRMIFGSNNVQVNSPAWLSDNWTVNDVVFGWNRVFVIGFAVLIVIGTWLLLTKTPLGLLIRAVMQNRNMAACLGVRTERVNMLTFGFGSGLAGLAGAFLSQIGNVGPNLGQSYIVDAFMTVVVGGVGSLIGTVASALGIGVVDQSLQQILGNPVLGKILVLGAIILFLQWRPAGLFATKTRSLES; from the coding sequence ATGAATAAAGCCTGGTTCCACGGTATCTTTGTCGCTCTCATTTTCACGCTAGGGCTGGCACATGCGCAGGAGACTAAAAGCGCCCGCCAGATCATTGCTGAAGCTGTTGTGCTTACTGATGACAGCGATGCGCAAGTTGCGCTTGTCAACTCCTTGACAGGAATGGGTGATCCAGAAACGGAGCCCTTGCTGACACTGTGGAAAGAGGGTGGCATTTATTTGCTGCCTGGAGCGGACGGTGTGAAGATTCCTGTGACGCTGGCTGGCGATCCTGATGCTACAAAGAAGGAATCCGCAGTCCGTCTGGATAACAAGGAGCCCTATAAAGATGCAGCGGGTGCGGTTGTGCGAGTCGCCTCCAATACGGAGATCGCAGAAACGGATAGCAGCATCCGTCGCGCGATGAAGGCGGTCATTGATTTGTCCAAGCTGGCAGCACCTGATGCCAAGGACCGTCTGATGGCCATCTCTCAGCTCGGCATGGAAAGAGATCTGACTAAACTGCCGATTCTGGAAGGTCGCCTCAAGCTCGAGAAGGATGGTGCGGTGAAGCGTGCGATCCAAGAAGCCATTGCACTGACGCAACTGCGGAGTCCAGATGTGGCGGTGCGGCTGGCTGGTTGTAAGGCCTTGGAGGAAATTCATCCATTGAGCGCCAAGGATGCGTTGGAAGGCATCATTAAGGAGTCTGAGAAGGCGGGTGACAAGGAGCTGTTGTCTGCGGCCAAGAAGGCTCTGGCGGCCGTGGAGGGTCATCGCTCAACGGTAAACTTTTTTGGGACACTCTTTCGTGGGTTGTCTTCGGGATCTGTTCTGCTGGTGGTGGCTATCGGCCTGTCCATTACGTTTGGCCTGATGGGGGTGATTAACATGGCGCATGGAGAGCTGATCGTAGTGGGAGCCTATACCTCTTATGTGGTGCAATGTGTGTTTGCTGAAGGGCTGGCACTTTCACCCTTTGGGATCAAGATGACTCTACCGGGTATGAATACCACGGGCTGGGTGTATGAGATGTATTTCGTTATCGCACTGCCGATGGCTTTTATAATGGCGGCGCTTGTCGGGCTGGCGCTGGAGCGCGGAGTGATACGGTTCCTTTATCGCCGACCGCTGGAAAGCCTGCTGGCGACGTGGGGTGTATCGCTGGTTTTGCAGCAGCTTTTCCGGATGATCTTTGGGTCTAACAATGTGCAGGTCAACAGTCCTGCCTGGCTGAGCGATAACTGGACGGTCAATGACGTGGTCTTCGGTTGGAACCGGGTATTCGTGATTGGCTTTGCGGTGCTGATCGTGATCGGCACATGGCTGCTGCTGACGAAGACACCCCTGGGGCTACTCATCCGAGCGGTGATGCAGAACCGTAACATGGCGGCTTGTCTGGGTGTACGGACGGAGCGCGTGAACATGCTGACCTTTGGTTTTGGCAGCGGGCTGGCTGGCTTGGCTGGCGCTTTCCTTTCACAGATCGGCAACGTGGGGCCGAACCTGGGGCAGAGTTACATTGTGGATGCCTTCATGACTGTGGTGGTTGGAGGGGTGGGCAGCTTGATTGGCACGGTGGCCAGCGCACTTGGCATCGGGGTGGTGGACCAGTCTCTGCAGCAAATTTTGGGCAATCCGGTGTTGGGCAAAATCCTTGTCCTGGGGGCCATCATTCTCTTCCTGCAATGGCGTCCCGCCGGGCTATTTGCAACCAAGACCCGCAGCCTGGAATCCTGA